CCATAAGACCATTCCTGGATTTTCTCAGGAGAAGCTAGTCTAATTCTAATCTTCTCAAAATTTTTTATTCCCATATTAAATACAAAGCCTCCTTAATTGAGATAAAGCTTTCAACTATCTACAAAAAATTATTTCTCCAATAGTAGAGAAGGGTGGATGCCTAGACATCCACTTCCTCAATATTATTATTTAGTTTTTATTAATCTTCTTTTAAGTCTCCTAAAGAGAATTCAGTGATTGTTTCCTCTTTATTTAACTCATCATCAACATTTATAATGTCGTTATTTGTATCAAACAGTTCTACATCTAATGCAAGAGCTTGGAACTCTTTTAATAGAACTTTGAATGATTCTGGTAAATCAGCCTCTGGCATTTCTTCACCTTTAACAATTGCTTCATATGTTTTTGTTCTTCCTGTTACGTCGTCTGATTTAACAGTTAACATTTCCTGAAGGATATTTGATGCTCCATATGCTTCTAGAGCCCAAACCTCCATCTCTCCAAGTCTTTGTCCTCCAAATTGAGCTTTTCCTCCTAGTGGCTGTTGAGTTACTAGTGAGTAAGGTCCGATTGCTCTTGCGTGCATCTTATCCTCAACAAGGTGGTGAAGTTTTAACATATACATTCTTCCAACTGTTACTCTATTGTCAAATTTATCTCCAGTTCTTCCATCGTAAAGTGTAACTTTACCATTTCTTGGATATCCTGCTTTTTCTACGTAATCTTTAACTTGTTCCTCACTTGCTCCATCAAATACTGGTGTTGCAATGTAAGTTCCATTGTTAATTTTACCCATAGCCATACCTAAGTGAACCTCTAGTACCTGTCCGATGTTCATACGTGAAGGTACTCCAAGTGGGTTAAGTACAACGTCTAAGTGAGTTCCATCTGCTAAGAATGGCATATCTTCTGCTGGTAATACTCTAGAAACAACCCCTTTATTACCGTGTCTTCCTGACATTTTATCTCCAACAGTGATCTTTCTTTTTTCAGCTACGAAAACTCTGATTACTTTATTTACTCCAGCTTTTAATTCGTCTCCATTTTCTCTAGAAAGCTCTAGTACTTCTACTACAGTTCCCTTTGATCCGTGAGGCATTTTAAGAGATGTATCTCTTACGTCTCTAGCCTTTTCTCCGAATATAGCTCTTAATAATTTTTCCTCTGCAGGTGGCTCAGTTTCTCCCTTAGGAGCTGTTTTACCTACTAGGATATCTCCTGGTCCAACTTCAGAACCTACTCTGATAACTCCTCTAGAATCTAAGTTTCTTAATGCCTCTTCTGAAACATTTGGAATTTCTCTTGTAATTTCTTCGTCACCAAGTTTTGTATTTCTAGCTTCGATTTCATACTCTTCTATATGAATAGATGTAAATACATCTTCTTTTCTTAATCTATCAGAAATTAAGATCGCATCCTCGTAGTTATATCCTTCCCAAGGCATGAATGCCATAAGAATATTTCTACCAAGTGCTAAATCTCCACCTTTAGTTGCTGGTCCATCGGCAATAACTTGTCCTGAAACAACTTTATCTCCAAGGTCAACTAATGGTTTTTGATGTAAACACATAGCTTGGTTTGATCTTTCGAAGTTAAGTAATCTATATTTATGTTGCTTTCCTTCTGGATCTTCAATAATTACATGTTTAGCATCTACTTCAATAACAGTTCCATCAGTTTTAGTTACTACAACTGCTCCTGAATCTACTGCAACTTTTCTTTCTAAACCAGTTCCAATATATGGAGCTTCAGTTCTAAGTAAAGGTACAGCCTGTCTTTGCATGTTTGATCCCATTAGGGCTCTGTTGGCGTCATCGTGCTCTAAGAACGGAATTAATCCCGCTGAAACTGATACCACTTGTTTAGGTGAAACGTCTAAGTAATCAACCTTTTCTCCTGATATATTTACAATTTCATGTCCAAATCTACATACAACATCTCCAAGAAGTGTTCCATCTTCCCCAATCTTCGTATCCGCTTGGGCAATGAATAATCCTTCTTCTTCGTCTGCTGCTAAGTAATGAAC
The DNA window shown above is from Cetobacterium ceti and carries:
- the rpoB gene encoding DNA-directed RNA polymerase subunit beta codes for the protein MGKLVERLNFGRIEERGTMPHFLEFQLDSYEDFLQAKEAPLNRKDKGLESAFREIFPIESSNGDIKLEYVSYELHEAEAPLNDELECKKRGKTYSASLKVRLRLINKKSGNEIQESLVYFGEVPMMTDRGTFIINGAERVVVSQLHRSPGVSFNKEVNIQTGKDLFSGKIIPYKGTWLEFETDKNDFLSVKIDRKKKVLATVFLKAVDFFETNEEIMNEFLEVKELDLTKFYERYKNKEELLSVLRTKFEGSFVKEDIYDEETGEVLGETAQLIDEAFILKLIDYKVSSVVYWEVKPEDKLLANTVLNDTSESKEEAVTEVFKKLRPGDLVTIDSARSLIKQMFFNPQRYDLEPVGRYKMNKRLKLEISDEEILLTKEDVLATIKYVIGLNGGVGHTDDIDNLSNRRVRGVGELLLMQIKAGLSKMGKMVKEKMTVQDAETLTPQSLLNTRPLNALILDFFGSGQLSQFMDQSNPLAELTHKRRISALGPGGLSRERAGFEVRDVHDSHYGRICPIETPEGPNIGLIGSLAIYAKVNKYGFIETPYVKVENGIANLNEVHYLAADEEEGLFIAQADTKIGEDGTLLGDVVCRFGHEIVNISGEKVDYLDVSPKQVVSVSAGLIPFLEHDDANRALMGSNMQRQAVPLLRTEAPYIGTGLERKVAVDSGAVVVTKTDGTVIEVDAKHVIIEDPEGKQHKYRLLNFERSNQAMCLHQKPLVDLGDKVVSGQVIADGPATKGGDLALGRNILMAFMPWEGYNYEDAILISDRLRKEDVFTSIHIEEYEIEARNTKLGDEEITREIPNVSEEALRNLDSRGVIRVGSEVGPGDILVGKTAPKGETEPPAEEKLLRAIFGEKARDVRDTSLKMPHGSKGTVVEVLELSRENGDELKAGVNKVIRVFVAEKRKITVGDKMSGRHGNKGVVSRVLPAEDMPFLADGTHLDVVLNPLGVPSRMNIGQVLEVHLGMAMGKINNGTYIATPVFDGASEEQVKDYVEKAGYPRNGKVTLYDGRTGDKFDNRVTVGRMYMLKLHHLVEDKMHARAIGPYSLVTQQPLGGKAQFGGQRLGEMEVWALEAYGASNILQEMLTVKSDDVTGRTKTYEAIVKGEEMPEADLPESFKVLLKEFQALALDVELFDTNNDIINVDDELNKEETITEFSLGDLKED